A portion of the Edaphobacter lichenicola genome contains these proteins:
- a CDS encoding helix-turn-helix transcriptional regulator: MKIGNQVRRLRFEHGEMTQQALAEIVGATRQTVLAIEAGKYAPSLELAFRIADAFGVGVETVFQREYVGEARE; this comes from the coding sequence ATGAAGATTGGAAATCAGGTGCGGCGGCTGCGATTTGAGCATGGAGAGATGACGCAGCAGGCACTGGCGGAGATTGTGGGAGCGACGCGGCAGACGGTGCTGGCGATCGAGGCGGGAAAGTATGCTCCGTCGCTGGAGCTGGCGTTTCGGATTGCGGATGCGTTCGGGGTGGGAGTTGAGACTGTGTTTCAGCGGGAGTATGTGGGTGAGGCTCGCGAATGA
- a CDS encoding NAD(P)-binding domain-containing protein, which yields MPREATDVAIIGAGPYGLSIAAHLSARKVAFRIFGTPMSSWRHHMAAGTFLKSFGFASCLYDPGSTFTFAHYCQERGIHYDDVVTPVALENFTAYGLEFQRRFVPNLEQTDIASLRRSPEGFVLTTQTGETVLARRVIVAVGITHFGYVPPVFTDLPEEFVTHSSRHTSVDKFSGRTVAVIGAGASAADLAGLLADAGADAHMIVRGDTIHFHDTPGAEPRAISQRILKPRSGLGQGWRALLCTDFPLVFHALPAKLRLRALETINGPAPGWFAKDKVVGRVTVHYGADTTQVNIIEKRLQLHLSQRDGNAKDLLVDHVIAATGYKVKLKCLDFIDSDLRNQMEKIDDAPVLSTNFESSIPGLYVVGLASAASFGPLCRFAFGAQFTSGRISSHLADTAQRSLLGTAKAQNADLVTQ from the coding sequence ATGCCAAGGGAAGCAACTGATGTTGCCATAATTGGAGCTGGTCCATACGGGCTCTCCATCGCAGCTCACCTAAGCGCTCGCAAGGTAGCCTTTCGCATCTTCGGAACTCCCATGTCCAGCTGGCGCCATCACATGGCCGCTGGAACCTTCCTCAAATCATTCGGTTTTGCCTCCTGCCTCTACGATCCTGGCTCCACATTCACCTTCGCTCACTACTGCCAGGAGCGCGGCATCCATTACGACGATGTCGTAACCCCCGTCGCCCTTGAAAACTTCACTGCCTACGGGTTGGAGTTTCAGCGTCGCTTCGTCCCCAACCTCGAGCAGACCGACATCGCCTCGCTGCGTCGTTCGCCCGAAGGCTTCGTCCTGACCACGCAAACCGGAGAGACTGTCCTCGCGCGCCGTGTCATCGTCGCCGTTGGCATCACGCACTTCGGCTACGTCCCGCCTGTCTTCACCGACCTGCCAGAAGAGTTCGTCACCCATAGCTCACGGCACACCAGCGTCGATAAGTTCAGCGGTCGCACCGTTGCGGTCATCGGTGCCGGGGCCTCTGCGGCCGACCTCGCCGGCCTCCTCGCCGACGCCGGAGCCGATGCCCACATGATCGTCCGTGGCGACACCATCCACTTTCACGACACCCCCGGCGCCGAGCCCCGCGCCATCTCCCAACGGATCCTCAAGCCCCGCTCCGGCCTTGGCCAGGGCTGGCGTGCTCTCCTCTGCACCGACTTCCCACTCGTCTTTCACGCCCTCCCGGCCAAGCTCCGCCTCAGGGCCCTGGAGACCATCAATGGACCAGCCCCCGGCTGGTTTGCAAAAGACAAGGTCGTCGGTCGCGTCACCGTTCACTATGGCGCGGACACCACACAGGTCAACATCATCGAAAAGCGCCTCCAGCTCCACCTCAGCCAGCGCGACGGCAACGCGAAAGACCTCTTGGTCGATCATGTCATCGCCGCTACCGGCTATAAGGTCAAGCTCAAATGCCTCGACTTCATCGACTCCGACCTCCGCAACCAGATGGAAAAGATCGACGACGCCCCAGTCCTCTCCACTAACTTCGAATCTTCCATCCCGGGCCTCTATGTCGTCGGACTGGCCTCCGCCGCCAGCTTTGGCCCTCTCTGCCGCTTCGCCTTCGGAGCACAGTTCACGTCCGGCCGCATCTCAAGCCATCTCGCCGACACCGCTCAGAGATCACTCCTCGGTACGGCGAAAGCCCAGAACGCAGACCTCGTCACCCAGTAG
- a CDS encoding UbiA family prenyltransferase codes for MPLTAPAVDISALPVLCVDLDGTLVKSDTLHDSALAVARHHPAALLNLPGWLLQGKAALKRHLAGVVKVDVAHLPYNRELLQYLEQQHATGRPIYLATAADADIAHRIADHLGLFTGVLASDGKLNLAGKNKLAAFRSQFGDNFSYIGNASPDLTLLQHCKDPMVANPTPGLRAALRKARIAPVHTFNETASPLKAWLKAIRLHQWAKNVLIFLPLLLAHLRAPGLIVGAGVAFLSFGLCASATYIVNDLLDLEADRQHPSKRRRPFASGDLSAVAGVIVVAAFLAASLLLALLVPYVIAAISPSSSLLFPHKFLLWLGIYFVTTLAYSLRLKRAVLVDVIVLSGLYTIRILAGSAATGVAVSTWLAGFSIFFFLSLAFVKRFAELENLRERGGSTAGGRGYHVADIEQLRSFGSASGYASVVVLTLYISNLDAAQLYQHTNRLWLLVPVLLLWISRLWLTASRGELNEDPVVYAITDRRSLLLGVVVIAIVLSAL; via the coding sequence TTGCCGCTAACGGCCCCCGCAGTCGACATCTCCGCGCTGCCTGTGCTTTGCGTCGACCTCGACGGCACCCTCGTCAAGTCGGACACCCTTCATGATTCTGCACTTGCCGTTGCCCGCCACCACCCGGCTGCCCTCCTCAATCTCCCCGGCTGGCTCCTCCAGGGCAAAGCCGCCCTCAAGCGCCACCTCGCTGGAGTCGTCAAGGTCGACGTAGCCCATCTTCCCTATAATCGCGAACTCCTTCAGTATCTTGAGCAACAGCACGCTACAGGCCGCCCCATCTACCTCGCCACAGCGGCCGACGCCGACATCGCCCACCGCATCGCCGACCACCTCGGCCTCTTCACCGGCGTCCTCGCCTCCGACGGCAAGCTCAACCTCGCTGGCAAAAATAAGCTCGCCGCCTTCCGCTCTCAATTTGGCGATAACTTCTCCTACATCGGCAACGCGAGCCCTGACCTCACGCTCCTCCAGCACTGCAAGGATCCCATGGTGGCCAATCCCACCCCAGGCCTCCGTGCTGCTCTCCGCAAGGCTCGCATAGCCCCGGTCCACACCTTCAACGAGACAGCCTCCCCCCTCAAAGCGTGGCTCAAGGCCATCCGCCTCCACCAATGGGCGAAAAACGTCCTCATCTTTCTGCCCTTACTTCTGGCTCATCTCCGAGCTCCCGGCCTCATCGTCGGAGCGGGCGTAGCATTCCTCAGCTTCGGTCTCTGCGCCTCCGCAACCTACATCGTCAACGACCTTCTCGACCTCGAAGCCGATCGCCAGCACCCCAGTAAACGCCGCCGCCCCTTCGCCTCGGGAGACCTCTCCGCCGTTGCTGGCGTCATTGTTGTCGCTGCCTTCCTCGCCGCATCCCTGTTGCTGGCCCTCCTCGTTCCCTATGTCATCGCGGCAATCTCCCCCTCATCCAGCCTCCTCTTTCCGCACAAGTTCCTTCTCTGGCTTGGCATCTATTTCGTCACCACCCTCGCCTACTCCCTCCGCCTCAAACGCGCCGTTCTGGTCGACGTCATCGTCCTCTCCGGCCTCTACACCATCCGCATTCTCGCCGGCTCAGCCGCTACCGGAGTCGCCGTATCCACTTGGCTTGCCGGCTTCAGCATCTTCTTCTTCCTCTCCCTGGCCTTCGTCAAACGTTTCGCCGAGCTCGAGAATCTCCGCGAACGCGGCGGTTCCACTGCCGGTGGCCGCGGCTACCACGTCGCCGACATAGAGCAGCTCCGCAGCTTCGGCTCAGCCAGTGGCTACGCCTCGGTTGTCGTCCTCACCCTCTACATCTCGAACCTCGACGCCGCCCAGCTTTACCAACACACCAATCGTCTCTGGCTCTTGGTTCCTGTGCTTCTTCTCTGGATCAGCCGTCTCTGGCTAACGGCCTCCCGCGGCGAACTCAACGAGGACCCCGTCGTCTATGCCATCACCGACCGCCGCAGCCTTCTCCTCGGTGTCGTGGTCATCGCCATCGTACTGTCAGCCCTGTAG
- a CDS encoding efflux RND transporter periplasmic adaptor subunit, protein MRRTEPLPGEPKGSPARKWIVALVIVAVVGAAVWKIRGNTKEQNNVQMMMAAQADRPTPVQVSAVQQKTMPIFLTALGTVTAYNTVTIKSRVDGQLMQVPVREGQAVKQGQMLAEIDPKPYQAALEQAQGQLLKDQANAVNARAEAARYTALLQAGVTSKESQQAQISTAGQAEGSVAADQAAIEAAKVNLGYTKILSPINGVVGLRQVDPGNIVHATDTNGLLVVTQLQPIAVIFTLPEDQLPEVLKRTRAGDKLVVEAYDRADATHLASGSLLTIDNQIDTTTGTVKAKAVFENRDGALFPNQFVNVRLILQEKKNAVVIPATALQTGTQGNFVYLLKQGEPPANLVEKKSDGPPMIELPENKTNYYVEAQTVNVELTEGTQVILNGGVKPGDQIVVDGQEKLKNGSKVFPRTAPAKAADKTTAELGMASEAAGRPS, encoded by the coding sequence ATGCGGCGGACTGAGCCGTTGCCTGGGGAGCCGAAGGGTTCGCCGGCTCGGAAGTGGATTGTGGCGCTGGTGATTGTTGCGGTAGTCGGGGCGGCGGTGTGGAAGATCCGCGGAAACACGAAGGAGCAGAACAACGTTCAGATGATGATGGCCGCGCAGGCCGACCGACCGACGCCGGTGCAGGTGTCGGCAGTGCAGCAGAAGACCATGCCGATCTTTCTAACGGCGCTGGGGACGGTGACAGCGTACAACACAGTGACGATCAAGTCGCGTGTGGATGGGCAGTTGATGCAGGTGCCGGTGCGCGAGGGGCAGGCGGTAAAACAGGGACAGATGCTGGCCGAGATCGATCCGAAGCCCTACCAGGCAGCGTTGGAACAGGCACAGGGGCAGCTGTTGAAGGACCAGGCAAATGCCGTGAATGCGCGGGCGGAGGCGGCTCGTTATACGGCGCTGCTGCAGGCGGGTGTGACGTCGAAGGAGAGCCAGCAGGCACAGATTTCGACGGCAGGGCAAGCCGAAGGATCTGTAGCTGCAGACCAGGCGGCGATTGAAGCGGCGAAAGTGAACCTGGGGTACACGAAGATTCTTTCGCCGATTAATGGAGTGGTCGGGTTGCGCCAGGTTGATCCAGGAAATATTGTGCATGCAACAGATACAAATGGGTTGCTCGTCGTAACACAGCTGCAGCCGATTGCTGTGATCTTTACGCTGCCTGAAGACCAACTGCCTGAGGTGCTGAAGCGCACGCGTGCAGGGGACAAGCTGGTGGTGGAAGCCTATGACCGCGCGGATGCGACGCATCTGGCGAGCGGAAGCCTGTTGACCATCGACAATCAGATTGATACGACGACCGGTACGGTAAAAGCGAAGGCGGTGTTTGAGAATCGCGATGGGGCGCTGTTTCCGAACCAGTTTGTGAATGTTCGCTTAATTCTGCAAGAGAAGAAGAATGCTGTGGTGATCCCAGCGACGGCACTGCAGACAGGAACGCAGGGGAACTTCGTCTATCTGTTGAAGCAGGGGGAACCACCCGCAAATCTGGTGGAGAAGAAGTCGGATGGACCACCGATGATAGAGCTTCCAGAGAACAAGACAAATTACTATGTCGAAGCGCAGACGGTGAATGTAGAGCTGACCGAGGGGACGCAGGTGATTCTGAACGGCGGCGTGAAGCCTGGAGACCAGATTGTGGTGGATGGGC